The Hahella sp. HNIBRBA332 genome window below encodes:
- a CDS encoding M48 family metallopeptidase, with amino-acid sequence MDFFAKQERARKLSGILLLHFAAALIGIALAINIAGFVAYYYFVDARMTPGVWLAGPAWWVALAVIAIVAVGAGKRFLQLRHGGRSVAQMVGARQINAATQNPNERRLVNIVEEMSIASGVPIPSIYIMDKEEAINAFVAGYTLEDMSLVVTAGALNSLSRDELQGVIGHEFSHILNADTRLNVQIIAVLAGILLIGSTGAFLLRMSSRSGGGRSRDARGIIIVVAAGFTLFILGYIGLFFGRLIQAALSRQREYLADASSVQFTRNPEGIAGALFKIRENQTHSYLGHTSNAQEVNHMCFGESLKLSAWFASHPPLDERIRAVDPLFLTKQRARRNQGQAQQTTASASSAHPATSGFAPGSAPPCTEQIKSTGIARQVGRHTQATHDWSQRTLQQLQATFGDALHTPSQAESMIYALLLLESPVRLPVGENILHSSGTPIKSMPEVDSLERKITTLPANHRLPLLEVCLGALKGGAVATRSQVVVTAQQIVALDERTTLSEFAILALLRTQLDEGFAPQRETLTRYEQAGDEIALMISAFARLGVTASGADPENNPSQFFKQVMSQNFPHLQATFYSRLASDRLTDALNRLSQLSALLKPAVVEAFAQCVSYDGYVSLKEYELLRAATAVMGCPMPPLEPSDEIDN; translated from the coding sequence ATGGACTTTTTCGCCAAACAAGAGCGCGCGCGCAAGCTCTCCGGGATACTCCTGCTCCATTTCGCCGCCGCCCTGATAGGTATCGCACTCGCCATTAATATCGCCGGCTTCGTCGCTTACTACTACTTTGTGGATGCGCGTATGACCCCTGGCGTCTGGCTGGCCGGCCCAGCCTGGTGGGTCGCGCTAGCGGTCATCGCCATCGTCGCAGTGGGCGCAGGCAAACGCTTTTTACAGTTGAGGCACGGCGGACGCTCCGTTGCGCAGATGGTTGGCGCCCGCCAGATCAATGCGGCGACTCAGAACCCGAATGAGCGTCGCCTGGTCAATATCGTGGAGGAAATGAGCATTGCTTCCGGCGTACCCATTCCCAGTATTTACATCATGGACAAGGAAGAAGCCATCAACGCCTTTGTGGCGGGCTACACGCTTGAGGATATGTCTCTGGTAGTCACTGCCGGCGCGCTTAACTCACTAAGCAGGGATGAGTTACAAGGCGTCATTGGCCATGAGTTCAGCCACATTCTGAACGCTGACACCCGCCTGAATGTACAGATTATCGCCGTTCTTGCCGGCATCCTCCTGATAGGCTCCACCGGGGCCTTTCTGCTGCGAATGTCCAGCCGAAGCGGCGGTGGGCGCTCACGCGACGCGCGTGGGATCATAATCGTCGTCGCAGCGGGATTCACTCTGTTCATATTGGGCTATATAGGCCTGTTTTTCGGCCGCCTGATTCAAGCTGCGCTCTCCCGCCAAAGGGAATATCTGGCGGACGCATCGTCGGTGCAGTTTACCCGCAATCCAGAAGGCATCGCTGGCGCACTCTTCAAGATCAGGGAAAACCAGACACACTCCTACCTGGGACATACGTCCAACGCCCAGGAAGTCAACCATATGTGCTTTGGAGAGAGCCTGAAACTGAGCGCCTGGTTCGCCTCCCATCCGCCGCTAGATGAACGCATTCGCGCTGTGGATCCACTTTTTCTGACCAAACAGAGAGCGCGCCGCAATCAAGGCCAGGCCCAACAAACTACAGCATCAGCCTCTAGCGCCCATCCAGCCACATCGGGATTCGCACCCGGGAGCGCGCCGCCTTGCACGGAGCAAATCAAAAGCACAGGCATCGCCAGGCAGGTTGGACGTCATACACAGGCGACGCATGACTGGAGCCAGCGAACACTGCAACAGCTGCAAGCCACCTTTGGCGACGCCCTGCACACGCCAAGTCAGGCGGAAAGCATGATCTATGCTCTACTGCTACTGGAATCGCCAGTCAGATTGCCGGTGGGCGAGAATATCCTGCACTCCTCGGGAACTCCCATAAAGAGCATGCCAGAAGTCGACAGCCTTGAACGCAAGATCACGACATTACCGGCCAATCATCGCTTACCGCTTTTAGAAGTCTGTCTTGGCGCATTGAAAGGAGGGGCCGTCGCCACTCGCTCTCAAGTCGTCGTCACCGCGCAACAAATTGTTGCTCTGGACGAACGCACGACGCTTTCGGAATTCGCCATCCTCGCCCTGTTACGCACGCAACTGGATGAAGGCTTTGCTCCTCAACGAGAAACCTTGACTCGCTATGAGCAAGCCGGTGATGAAATTGCATTGATGATCTCCGCTTTTGCGCGTTTGGGCGTCACCGCTTCAGGCGCAGATCCAGAAAACAATCCCAGCCAGTTCTTCAAACAAGTGATGTCGCAGAACTTCCCCCACCTGCAAGCGACCTTTTACTCCAGACTTGCTTCCGATCGGCTCACGGATGCGCTCAACAGATTGTCACAGCTGTCAGCATTACTTAAACCAGCCGTGGTCGAGGCCTTCGCACAATGCGTCAGCTACGATGGTTATGTCAGCTTGAAGGAATATGAGTTGCTGCGCGCCGCAACGGCGGTGATGGGATGTCCGATGCCGCCCCTGGAACCCAGCGACGAGATTGATAATTAG
- a CDS encoding LemA family protein → MSISAIIGIVVIIAVAFYLISIYNKLVSLKNRFKNAFAQIDVQLQRRHDLIPNLVETAKAFMKHEQDTLEKVMQARSQAINAQQAAAQRPEEGERIKQLSQAEGMLSRALANFYAVSENYPDIKANQTMQQLMEELTSTENKVGFARQAYNDAVMTYHTYREQFPSNLIAGFFGFKETEMFEIESAEARQAVKVSFN, encoded by the coding sequence ATGAGCATTTCCGCGATTATCGGCATTGTCGTCATCATCGCCGTCGCCTTCTACCTGATATCCATCTACAACAAACTCGTATCCCTGAAGAATCGCTTCAAGAACGCTTTCGCCCAAATAGACGTACAGTTACAGCGCCGTCACGACCTGATACCCAATCTGGTGGAAACCGCCAAGGCGTTTATGAAGCATGAGCAGGACACGTTGGAGAAAGTCATGCAGGCGCGCAGCCAGGCTATCAATGCGCAACAGGCGGCGGCGCAACGGCCTGAGGAAGGAGAGCGCATCAAGCAGCTTTCTCAGGCCGAAGGCATGCTGAGCCGCGCTCTGGCGAACTTCTACGCTGTGTCTGAAAACTATCCGGACATCAAGGCGAACCAAACCATGCAACAGTTAATGGAAGAGCTAACCAGCACGGAAAACAAAGTTGGCTTCGCCCGTCAGGCATACAACGACGCCGTTATGACCTATCACACCTATCGAGAACAATTCCCCAGCAATCTTATCGCCGGCTTTTTCGGCTTCAAAGAAACAGAGATGTTTGAAATCGAGTCCGCCGAGGCTCGTCAGGCTGTCAAAGTCAGCTTTAACTGA
- the gspD gene encoding type II secretion system secretin GspD, whose translation MDMKHFRAFTFAWLLIAGFFSGVAGAEDQTWKVNLKDADIRAFITQIADITGYSFVVDPRVKGKVTVVSNAAMGRDEVYEMFLSVLNVHGFAAIPSEGIIKIVQQNEAKQTAENTSIFKTVPQEQLVTRVIQVKNANALELVPILRPMVAKYGHLAGVAAANALIISDHVNNIARIERIVSELDSPSNYQLEVIQLKDAWVGDMVKLLEELAPSELGKGAPKGPANKFSVVADERSNRLILKGDENFRDKMRLLIAKLDQPAAVSGTTKVINLRHADAEALAELLKGLMGDIAPAKGEGAAAAAPGGGKVSIYPDEGLNALVVRAEPSMMKEIEAIVQQLDVRRAQVLIEAAIVEISDGLSRQLGVQMAAGDLTGKSGPATVTNFTNVGISASAILAAIASNSTPSIGGDIAAVAIGEADGKKGWGALIQALGTSGQANLLSTPSIITMDNLQSEIIVGQNVPFRTGQTGTGTDGTSNPFTTIERQDVGLTLRVTPSISDGDLVRLEIEQETSSIAPSNESASDIITNKRQIKTSVLADNAETIVLGGLMSENYKLSEAKVPLLGDIPLLGALFRSTKREKDKQNLLVFLRPTILRNKEEAKKASQDKYDQLWELNLSIKRNHKGDKHAETMIKPSMDSVYRENAFEQ comes from the coding sequence ATGGACATGAAACATTTTAGAGCCTTTACATTTGCCTGGTTGTTGATTGCGGGTTTTTTCTCCGGCGTGGCGGGGGCCGAAGATCAGACATGGAAGGTCAACCTTAAAGACGCCGATATCCGCGCCTTCATTACTCAAATCGCCGACATCACCGGCTACAGCTTTGTAGTCGACCCCAGGGTGAAAGGCAAAGTCACCGTGGTGTCGAACGCCGCCATGGGGCGTGATGAAGTCTACGAAATGTTTCTTTCCGTGTTGAACGTACATGGTTTCGCGGCGATTCCTTCCGAAGGAATCATCAAAATTGTGCAGCAGAACGAGGCTAAACAAACCGCGGAGAACACCTCGATTTTCAAGACGGTGCCGCAGGAGCAGTTGGTGACCCGGGTCATACAGGTCAAGAACGCCAACGCCCTTGAGCTGGTGCCGATATTGCGTCCGATGGTGGCCAAATATGGACACCTTGCCGGAGTCGCCGCCGCCAACGCCCTGATTATCAGCGACCACGTCAATAACATCGCCCGTATTGAGCGCATCGTAAGCGAGCTCGACAGCCCCTCCAACTATCAACTTGAAGTCATTCAGCTGAAAGACGCCTGGGTAGGCGACATGGTTAAATTGTTGGAAGAGCTGGCGCCTTCCGAGCTGGGTAAAGGCGCGCCCAAAGGGCCCGCCAACAAGTTCAGCGTTGTAGCCGATGAGCGCAGCAACCGTCTGATCCTGAAAGGCGATGAGAACTTCCGCGATAAAATGCGCCTTCTTATCGCCAAGTTGGACCAGCCTGCGGCGGTGAGCGGCACCACCAAGGTTATCAACTTGCGTCATGCTGACGCGGAGGCTCTGGCTGAGTTGCTGAAAGGTCTGATGGGTGATATTGCGCCGGCAAAAGGCGAGGGAGCGGCAGCGGCGGCGCCTGGCGGCGGCAAAGTCAGCATCTATCCGGATGAAGGGTTGAATGCGCTGGTGGTGCGCGCGGAGCCTTCCATGATGAAAGAGATCGAGGCGATCGTTCAGCAGCTGGATGTGCGTCGTGCGCAAGTATTGATCGAGGCTGCGATTGTGGAAATCAGCGATGGTCTGAGTCGCCAGTTGGGTGTGCAAATGGCCGCTGGGGATTTGACTGGCAAGTCTGGTCCGGCCACTGTCACTAACTTCACTAACGTAGGCATTTCCGCCTCGGCGATACTGGCGGCTATCGCCAGCAACTCGACGCCTTCCATTGGTGGCGATATCGCTGCAGTGGCGATTGGCGAGGCTGATGGCAAAAAAGGCTGGGGCGCGTTGATTCAGGCACTGGGCACCAGTGGTCAGGCGAACCTGCTGTCCACGCCAAGCATCATCACTATGGATAACCTGCAGTCTGAAATTATCGTTGGTCAAAACGTGCCATTCCGTACCGGACAAACTGGCACTGGCACCGACGGCACCAGTAACCCATTCACTACTATTGAGCGTCAGGACGTGGGCTTAACCTTGCGTGTTACGCCAAGCATCAGTGATGGCGATCTGGTCAGATTGGAAATCGAACAGGAAACCTCTTCCATTGCGCCCTCCAACGAAAGCGCGTCGGATATCATCACCAATAAGCGTCAGATCAAGACCTCTGTCTTGGCGGACAATGCTGAAACCATCGTGTTGGGCGGTCTGATGAGCGAGAACTACAAATTGTCAGAAGCCAAGGTGCCATTGTTGGGCGATATCCCTCTGTTAGGCGCGCTGTTCCGTAGCACCAAGCGTGAAAAAGATAAGCAAAACCTTCTCGTATTTCTGCGTCCAACCATCCTGCGCAACAAGGAAGAAGCCAAGAAGGCGAGCCAGGATAAATATGATCAGCTGTGGGAGCTTAACCTCAGCATCAAACGCAATCATAAAGGCGATAAGCATGCAGAAACCATGATCAAGCCTTCTATGGACAGCGTATACAGAGAGAACGCGTTCGAGCAGTAA